One region of Miscanthus floridulus cultivar M001 chromosome 19, ASM1932011v1, whole genome shotgun sequence genomic DNA includes:
- the LOC136527769 gene encoding cryptochrome-1-like, translating into MAGSEKTVVWFRRDLRIDDNPALAAAAKEGSVLPLFIWCPADYGQYYPGRCSRWWLKQSLAHLGKSLELLGCPLVLIRAEDSTLAALLECVHSISATRVVYNRLYDPISLVLDDKIKNELPAHGISVQSFNGDLLYEPWDVYDENGQAFTTFNKYWEKCMNLPIEISQYLAPTRLVAALGLANVRYCSIDDLGLESSKDVESSNALLSRAWSPGWRNAENMLDEFVSCGLLEYSKHGMKVGGTTTSLLSPYLHFGELSVRKVYQLVTMHHVKWQNEGKYEAEESVRLFLRSIGFREYSRYLCFNFPFTHERSFLGNLKHYPWLLDEGRFKSWRQGMTGYPLVDAGMRELWATGWTHNRIRVIVSSFAVKFLQIPWIWGMKYFWDVLLDADLESDILGWQYISGSLPDGHELSRLDNPEVQGQKYDPDGEYVRTWIPELARMPTEWIHCPWGAPNSILQVAGVELSFNYPKPIVELHMVRECLDDAISTMWQLDTAAKLAELDGEVVDDNLNNIRNFDIPKVVLAKLSTNGKNEKSQPTEVEAPYKQIIRDDMINASNMDDTGSTANLQVTRKRSSSDSAFNVPSSSSSLVMESRIHDNDNCSVRYSGYLQQTADRDGTDKVEDNDCEDSGTSISRPSKRPA; encoded by the exons ATGGCTGGGTCGGAGAAGACCGTTGTTTGGTTCAGGAGAGACCTCAGGATTGACGACAACCCGGCCTTGGCTGCTGCGGCGAAAGAGGGCTCTGTCCTCCCTCTCTTCATATGGTGTCCTGCTGACTACGGGCAGTATTACCCTGGAAGGTGCTCCCGGTGGTGGCTCAAGCAGTCCCTTGCCCACCTTGGGAAGTCACTAGAGTTGCTCGGGTGCCCACTCGTGCTGATCCGTGCGGAGGACAGCACTCTTGCAGCTCTTTTGGAGTGCGTTCATTCCATCAGTGCCACTAGAGTGGTTTATAATCGTCTCTACG ACCCTATTTCACTTGTGCTTGACGACAAAATCAAGAATGAGCTTCCAGCCCATGGTATTTCTGTCCAAAGTTTCAATGGTGATCTACTTTACGAGCCATGGGATGTTTATGATGAGAATGGGCAGGCATTTACAACCTTTAACAAGTACTGGGAGAAATGCATGAATCTACCTATTGAGATATCACAATATCTTGCACCTACAAGGCTGGTGGCAGCGCTAG GTCTAGCGAATGTTCGCTATTGTTCGATTGATGATCTAGGTCTTGAATCTAGTAAGGATGTGGAATCAAGCAATGCTTTGCTAAGCAGGGCCTGGTCTCCTGGCTGGCGCAATGCAGAGAATATGCTTGACGAATTTGTGTCTTGTGGTCTCCTAGAATATTCAAAACATGGTATGAAGGTTGGGGGAACTACAACGTCATTATTGTCACCATATCTCCATTTCGGGGAGTTGAGTGTAAGGAAGGTTTATCAACTTGTTACAATGCATCATGTCAAGTGGCAAAATGAAGGAAAATATGAAGCTGAGGAGAGTGTTCGATTGTTCCTAAGATCAATTGGTTTTCGGGAATATTCGCGGTACTTGTGCTTTAACTTCCCGTTCACGCACGAAAGATCATTTCTGGGTAACTTGAAGCATTATCCCTGGCTATTGGATGAGGGCCGTTTCAAATCTTGGAGACAGGGAATGACTGGATACCCGTTAGTAGATGCTGGCATGAGGGAACTCTGGGCTACTGGTTGGACACATAATCGGATAAGAGTGATTGTTTCAAGTTTCGCTGTAAAATTTCTACAGATACCCTGGATTTGGGGAATGAAGTACTTTTGGGATGTGCTTCTGGATGCAGACCTAGAAAGTGATATTCTTGGTTGGCAGTACATATCTGGGAGTTTGCCTGATGGACATGAGCTCAGCCGTCTTGATAATCCAGAG GTTCAGGGTCAAAAGTACGATCCAGATGGTGAATATGTAAGAACTTGGATTCCTGAACTTGCTAGAATGCCAACAGAATGGATCCATTGTCCATGGGGTGCTCCTAACTCTATATTACAAGTTGCTGGAGTTGAGTTGAGCTTTAACTACCCTAAGCCCATAGTAGAACTTCATATGGTGCGGGAATGCTTAGATGATGCCATCTCCACAATGTGGCAATTGGACACAGCTGCAAAACTTGCTGAACTAGATGGCGAAGTTGTGGACGACAATCTGAATAATATCAGGAATTTTGATATCCCAAAGGTTGTTTTGGCAAAGTTGTCTACTAATGGCAAGAACGAAAAGTCACAGCCTACTGAAGTGGAGGCCCCATACAAACAGATTATTCGAGATGATATGATCAATGCCTCAAACATGGATGACACAGGCTCTACTGCTAACTTGCAAGTGACAAGGAAAAGATCTAGCAGTGATAGTGCATTCAATGTTCcctcatcttcatcctcattAGTCATGGAATCACGGATTCATGATAATGACAATTGTTCTGTTCGGTATTCAGGCTACCTCCAGCAGACAGCAGACAGGGATGGCACTGATAAG GTTGAAGATAATGACTGTGAAGATAGTGGTACGAGCATCTCTAGGCCATCCAAGAGACCTGCTTAG